From Thamnophis elegans isolate rThaEle1 chromosome 12, rThaEle1.pri, whole genome shotgun sequence, one genomic window encodes:
- the CTU1 gene encoding cytoplasmic tRNA 2-thiolation protein 1 — protein sequence MPSVPVLCGSCGEQRAALRRPKTGQALCRSCFAAAFEAEVHETIVSARLFQPGETVAIGASGGKDSTVLAHVLRLLDQRHGYGLRLLLLSVDEGIAGYRDDSLAAVQRNRGRLGLPLHVVSYRELYGWSMDRIVQHTGARNNCTFCGVFRRQALDRGAVLLGADKIATGHNADDVAETILMNFLRGDVGRLQRCAEILTGGEGTLPRCKPLKHAYEKEIVLYAYFQGLDYFSTECVYAPNAYRGHVRALLKDLEAIRPSSVADLVHSGERLAIRKDVRLPVQGTCRRCGYFSSQPLCKACVLLEGLNRGLPKLAIGKTNRLQKALLEGEKPEAGLETEENSRKPSPIGRTIDF from the exons ATGCCGTCGGTGCCCGTGCTCTGCGGGAGCTGCGGGGAACAGCGGGCTGCGCTCCGCCGCCCCAAAACCGGCCAGGCGCTTTGCCGGAGCTGCTTCGCGGCCGCTTTCGAAGCGGAGGTACACGAGACCATCGTGTCGGCGCGTCTTTTCCAGCCCGGCGAGACGGTGGCCATCGGGGCTTCGGGCGGCAAGGACTCCACGGTGCTGGCGCACGTGCTGCGCCTGCTGGACCAGCGCCACGGCTACGGCCTGCGCCTCTTGCTGCTCTCCGTAGACGAAGGCATCGCGGGCTACCGGGACGACTCGCTGGCCGCCGTCCAGCGGAACCGGGGCCGGCTGGGCCTGCCTCTGCACGTGGTTTCCTACCGGGAGCTCTACGGCTGGAGCATGGACCGCATCGTCCAGCACACGGGCGCCAGGAACAATTGCACCTTCTGCGGCGTCTTCCGGAGGCAGGCGCTGGACCGGGGCGCCGTTTTGTTAGGGGCGGACAAGATAGCCACAG GTCATAATGCTGATGACGTGGCTGAGACAATCTTGATGAATTTCCTGCGGGGTGACGTGGGCCGGCTTCAACGCTGCGCCGAAATCCTGACAGGCGGGGAGGGAACCCTGCCTCGCTGCAAGCCGCTGAAGCACGCTTACGAAAAAGAGATCGTGCTCTATGCCTACTTCCAGGGCTTGGACTACTTCAGCACCGAGTGCGTGTACGCCCCCAATGCCTACCGGGGCCACGTCCGCGCCTTGCTGAAAGACCTAGAAGCTATCCGGCCAAGTTCAGTGGCCGACTTGGTGCATTCAGGGGAGCGTCTGGCTATCCGTAAGGACGTACGCTTGCCTGTCCAGGGCACCTGCCGGCGTTGCGGCTACTTCTCTAGCCAGCCGCTTTGCAAAGCTTGCGTGCTGCTGGAGGGGCTGAATCGTGGACTCCCTAAGCTGGCCATTGGCAAAACCAACCGCCTGCAGAAGGCTTTGCTGGAGGGAGAAAAGCCAGAGGCTGGCTTAGAAACAGAGGAGAACTCAAGGAAACCAAGCCCGATTGGAAGGACAATAGACTTCTGA